In Corynebacterium aquatimens, one genomic interval encodes:
- a CDS encoding alpha/beta fold hydrolase: MSRLSRATRSLVSVFAAASLVMGATHAVADEAAYPKAKLGSSVQTTPKVEKGDVDAFYSFDGVEPTTPGEILKKKDAPYSNLGGEGDKTLPTQATKIMYTTTDANGNLVPVTGYVVEPQVAWKGKGPRPTLIVGRGTVGQGDHCAPSRNWPMDGQPDPIASGRTVSLEGLYEFAFAKYGVRVVVTDFIGMGTPGTHTYMNRLDQAHAVLDAGRAVKELVGQENFGKIGFYGHSQGGGAAAAAVEEAANYYSEAEQANIAGAYASAPPANLYEVARNIDGSDLSGAIGFTINGLIERYPDKDLQSKLDKYLSEEGKETLKQLSNECTTEIVSKPYVYQTTRDWTKDGRSLEEILTEPDMRDAMELLEAQRIGRGKPVAPVMIIGGRYDRQVEHKQARNLAMKWCTVDGASVYYRNDIAPEIEDGMPNHLVQSITGPIFGLNFMLDRFNGKPLPESQTCKNFMGNEIKSVEEDPDETRLPGTDEYGSAIAASSHLSSVPLSSDLVPDNAPETGPSSGVEGSGVSDPKQIIGLLAGAAILAVLAMVPGILNLLRNAGVKLPF; this comes from the coding sequence ATGTCCCGTTTGTCTCGCGCTACCCGTTCCTTGGTCAGTGTGTTCGCTGCTGCCAGCCTGGTCATGGGTGCTACCCATGCAGTTGCGGATGAGGCCGCGTACCCAAAGGCGAAGCTCGGGTCCTCAGTGCAGACCACTCCGAAGGTGGAAAAGGGTGACGTCGACGCTTTCTACAGCTTCGACGGCGTGGAGCCCACTACCCCGGGTGAGATCCTCAAGAAGAAGGATGCTCCGTACAGCAACCTCGGCGGTGAAGGCGACAAGACTTTGCCTACGCAAGCCACGAAGATCATGTACACCACCACCGACGCCAACGGGAATCTGGTGCCAGTGACCGGCTACGTCGTGGAACCGCAGGTGGCCTGGAAGGGCAAGGGCCCGCGCCCGACGCTGATCGTTGGTCGCGGCACCGTGGGCCAGGGTGACCACTGCGCGCCGTCGCGCAACTGGCCGATGGACGGTCAGCCGGACCCGATCGCGTCCGGGCGCACCGTGAGCCTCGAGGGTCTCTACGAGTTCGCGTTTGCTAAGTACGGTGTCCGCGTTGTGGTCACCGACTTCATCGGAATGGGTACCCCAGGTACGCACACCTACATGAACCGCCTGGACCAGGCACACGCGGTGTTGGATGCTGGTCGTGCGGTGAAGGAATTGGTCGGCCAGGAGAACTTCGGCAAGATCGGCTTCTACGGCCACTCCCAGGGTGGTGGCGCGGCCGCGGCTGCAGTTGAGGAAGCTGCCAACTACTACTCCGAGGCGGAGCAGGCCAACATCGCTGGTGCCTACGCCTCCGCGCCGCCGGCTAACTTGTACGAGGTTGCCCGCAACATCGACGGTTCTGACCTCTCTGGTGCTATTGGCTTCACCATCAACGGTCTGATCGAGCGCTACCCGGACAAGGATCTCCAGTCGAAGCTGGACAAGTACCTCTCCGAGGAAGGCAAGGAGACCCTCAAGCAGCTCAGCAATGAGTGCACCACGGAGATTGTTTCCAAGCCGTACGTCTACCAGACTACTCGTGACTGGACGAAGGACGGCCGCTCGCTCGAAGAGATCCTGACGGAACCAGACATGAGGGACGCGATGGAGCTGCTGGAGGCGCAGCGCATCGGTCGGGGCAAGCCGGTGGCCCCCGTTATGATCATTGGTGGCCGCTACGACCGTCAGGTGGAGCACAAGCAGGCACGCAACCTGGCTATGAAGTGGTGCACCGTCGACGGAGCGTCGGTCTACTACCGCAACGACATCGCGCCGGAAATTGAAGACGGTATGCCCAACCACTTGGTCCAGTCCATCACTGGCCCGATCTTTGGTCTGAACTTCATGCTGGATCGCTTCAACGGCAAGCCGTTGCCGGAGTCGCAGACCTGCAAGAACTTCATGGGCAATGAGATCAAGAGCGTCGAGGAGGATCCGGACGAGACCAGGCTCCCGGGCACGGACGAGTACGGTTCCGCGATCGCGGCGAGCTCGCACCTGTCCAGCGTGCCGCTGAGCTCGGACTTGGTTCCTGACAATGCTCCGGAGACCGGCCCCAGCTCCGGTGTTGAGGGTTCGGGTGTGTCTGACCCGAAGCAGATCATCGGCCTGCTCGCTGGGGCAGCGATCCTCGCGGTGCTCGCGATGGTTCCGGGGATCCTGAACCTGCTGCGTAACGCAGGTGTCAAGCTCCCGTTCTAG
- a CDS encoding family 1 glycosylhydrolase, producing the protein MPNKITREIPLNGLRIGTASAGLQIEGSAKPSNWSQWAEEGNIADETGVNPTTDHWIRWKEDNKIMQELEFPIARVGVEWSRIELEPGRFDEDALERYREEFDDLRARGIKPLITLHHFGQPLWLERRGGWQNDEIVPKFIRFVNKVLDYLGNVTDDWITINEPNVYATEAYLFGSQPPGKGGYRAVRKCLQNMAAAHLIAYDLIHQRLDAPGRDIKVSFAHHKRVFDPANPKNPFHRAITPVVDYLFQGALEDAFYRGKFSPVLSRPKALPDSFGEGVGSKKVFADVIAINYYSRTATKGLDDGTFDNAPVNDLGWEIYPRGIVRVAAPLARKFNLPIWITENGCADNTESFRCGLILDHLHELARLNAGLPSPDGIEQERVPVERYYHWCFVDNWEWSEGMAQKFGVVKLDDDLNRHIKPAAEMIREINRTGALTPEIDKKYREDTARDNYLP; encoded by the coding sequence ATGCCAAACAAAATTACTCGGGAAATTCCCCTAAACGGCCTGCGCATTGGTACGGCGAGCGCAGGACTCCAAATCGAGGGTTCCGCGAAACCCAGCAACTGGTCACAGTGGGCGGAAGAGGGCAACATCGCTGATGAAACCGGCGTGAACCCCACCACGGATCACTGGATCCGCTGGAAAGAAGACAACAAAATCATGCAGGAACTTGAATTCCCCATCGCCCGCGTTGGTGTGGAATGGTCCCGCATTGAGCTTGAGCCCGGTCGCTTCGATGAGGACGCTCTGGAGCGCTACCGCGAAGAATTCGATGATCTTCGCGCCCGCGGCATCAAGCCGCTCATCACTCTCCACCACTTCGGTCAGCCTCTCTGGCTTGAGCGCCGCGGCGGGTGGCAAAACGATGAGATCGTGCCGAAGTTCATCCGCTTCGTCAACAAAGTCTTGGACTACCTGGGCAACGTCACCGATGACTGGATCACCATCAACGAGCCGAACGTCTACGCCACCGAGGCATACCTGTTTGGCAGCCAACCCCCTGGCAAGGGCGGCTATCGCGCCGTGCGCAAGTGCCTGCAGAACATGGCCGCCGCGCACCTGATCGCCTACGACCTCATCCACCAGCGCCTTGACGCCCCTGGCCGCGACATCAAGGTTTCCTTCGCCCACCACAAGCGCGTCTTCGACCCGGCCAACCCGAAGAACCCGTTCCACCGCGCAATCACACCGGTGGTGGACTACCTCTTCCAGGGCGCACTCGAAGACGCCTTCTATCGCGGCAAGTTCTCCCCGGTCCTCAGCCGCCCGAAGGCTCTGCCGGACAGCTTCGGTGAGGGCGTCGGCTCCAAGAAGGTCTTCGCTGACGTCATCGCGATCAACTACTACTCGCGCACCGCAACGAAGGGGCTTGATGACGGCACCTTTGACAACGCCCCGGTCAACGACTTGGGATGGGAAATCTACCCGCGCGGCATCGTGCGTGTCGCCGCACCGTTGGCGCGGAAATTCAACCTGCCGATCTGGATTACGGAGAACGGCTGTGCCGATAACACCGAATCCTTCCGCTGCGGTTTAATCCTGGATCACCTCCACGAGCTAGCCCGTCTCAACGCTGGCCTGCCGTCCCCGGACGGCATCGAACAGGAGCGGGTCCCGGTGGAGCGTTACTATCACTGGTGCTTCGTGGACAACTGGGAGTGGTCCGAGGGCATGGCCCAGAAGTTCGGCGTAGTCAAGCTTGACGATGACCTCAACCGTCATATCAAGCCCGCGGCTGAGATGATCCGTGAGATCAACCGCACCGGCGCCCTGACCCCGGAAATCGACAAGAAGTACCGCGAGGACACCGCTCGCGATAACTACCTGCCGTAA
- a CDS encoding MFS transporter translates to MSTPETTTPVAQVAATYNTTIAERESKAFFWKFALAYFGTCLVWAGPSQLLLANQMITVRPDRYEDALALLMMCGGATAVVTSLLVGFIADRSRLSNYSAWAKRWGKRFPWILLAVPLSSLGMLVMSFTPGYWVLVALWCLVQLFVAFMTNNLFTITADVVPQKKFGTISGILGVTYVLGLVGGTAIASLFPLNWAYIVIAGLSLGLVIQLGFGRGSIDPAVNQSTLDEQAELGAFVFGSDAGEAEKLPLSAYRNYWTVFFSRFVMHVTQYTALFYLLYYLRDHIKVDDPDTWVLILTVVFAAVTMFTAVVAGPLSDKLERRKIFIILAALTMAAATVIMTFVDAVQFVVGAAVLLGLAWGMFSSVEQALINESLPSKVNRARDVSIMTLAQGTANMMAGILAAAGLKYLGGYPGLYEACAVACVIGALLALTIRSSR, encoded by the coding sequence ATGAGCACCCCCGAAACGACGACCCCGGTGGCTCAAGTCGCCGCGACGTACAACACCACCATCGCTGAGCGCGAATCAAAAGCATTCTTCTGGAAGTTCGCCCTCGCCTACTTTGGCACCTGCCTTGTTTGGGCAGGCCCGTCACAGTTGCTGTTGGCAAACCAGATGATCACGGTCCGCCCGGACCGCTATGAAGATGCCCTGGCGCTTCTCATGATGTGTGGTGGTGCAACCGCAGTTGTCACCAGCCTCCTCGTCGGCTTCATCGCCGACCGATCACGGCTGTCCAACTACTCCGCGTGGGCGAAGCGCTGGGGTAAGCGTTTCCCATGGATCTTGCTTGCAGTCCCCCTTTCTTCCCTTGGCATGCTGGTCATGTCATTCACCCCGGGCTACTGGGTGCTAGTGGCCCTGTGGTGCCTGGTGCAACTGTTCGTCGCGTTTATGACGAACAACCTGTTCACCATCACTGCTGACGTTGTTCCGCAGAAGAAGTTCGGAACGATCTCCGGCATCCTCGGCGTCACGTACGTCCTTGGCCTCGTCGGTGGTACCGCCATTGCCAGCTTGTTCCCACTGAACTGGGCCTACATCGTGATCGCGGGCCTGTCCCTCGGCCTTGTCATCCAACTCGGCTTCGGCCGCGGCTCCATCGACCCGGCAGTCAACCAGTCAACCCTGGATGAACAAGCTGAACTCGGCGCTTTCGTCTTCGGCAGCGACGCCGGTGAAGCAGAGAAACTCCCGTTGAGTGCCTACCGCAACTACTGGACGGTCTTCTTCTCCCGCTTTGTCATGCACGTCACGCAGTACACCGCGCTGTTCTACCTCCTCTACTACCTGCGCGACCACATCAAGGTCGACGACCCTGATACCTGGGTTCTCATCCTTACCGTGGTCTTCGCTGCCGTGACCATGTTCACCGCCGTCGTCGCCGGCCCGTTGTCAGACAAGCTGGAACGCCGCAAGATCTTCATCATCCTGGCCGCTCTGACCATGGCTGCCGCCACGGTCATCATGACCTTCGTGGATGCAGTTCAGTTCGTGGTTGGCGCCGCCGTCCTCCTCGGCCTGGCATGGGGCATGTTCTCCTCCGTGGAGCAGGCTCTCATCAACGAGTCCCTCCCCTCGAAGGTCAACCGCGCCCGCGACGTGTCGATCATGACCCTGGCGCAGGGTACCGCGAACATGATGGCGGGTATCCTCGCCGCCGCCGGCCTCAAGTACCTCGGCGGCTACCCCGGCCTGTACGAGGCCTGCGCCGTCGCCTGTGTCATCGGCGCCCTCCTCGCTCTGACCATCCGCTCCTCACGCTAA
- a CDS encoding DUF2786 domain-containing protein: MQKLLNQAADQEGTPEAEVFYEKAFEIMATYGFSEVDLEAPDEEEPIHAVFEFRGAYTDMQARLLGNLVAALHCSAFTNTVYNSTKVHSTMVFGVRRNVERVEMLFGLLNSMMAAGARGVTGAPDLRVSTVVARRSYMTGFANSIYDRLVTAETEVAGTDKRYELMLVDDATKATRARDEYAEALNLHLTAGRRSKRSLHGESYERGVDDGGSADLGQTRVRARPALPC, from the coding sequence GTGCAGAAACTCCTGAATCAGGCGGCTGATCAAGAGGGGACGCCGGAGGCTGAGGTCTTTTATGAAAAGGCGTTTGAGATTATGGCCACCTACGGGTTCTCCGAGGTGGATTTAGAAGCCCCTGATGAAGAGGAACCGATTCATGCGGTGTTTGAGTTCCGCGGGGCGTACACCGACATGCAGGCGCGGTTATTAGGAAATCTCGTTGCGGCGCTGCACTGCTCTGCCTTTACCAACACGGTCTACAACTCAACGAAAGTTCATTCCACGATGGTGTTTGGCGTGCGGCGCAACGTCGAACGCGTGGAGATGTTGTTCGGTTTGCTCAACTCGATGATGGCTGCCGGTGCCCGTGGGGTGACCGGCGCGCCGGATCTGCGTGTTTCTACCGTGGTGGCGCGCAGGTCCTACATGACGGGGTTTGCAAATTCCATCTATGACCGTTTGGTGACGGCGGAGACGGAAGTAGCGGGTACTGATAAGCGCTATGAGCTGATGCTCGTGGACGATGCCACGAAGGCGACGCGGGCCCGCGATGAATATGCGGAGGCGCTCAACCTGCATCTGACAGCCGGGCGGCGTTCCAAGCGTTCGTTGCACGGGGAGTCTTATGAACGCGGCGTGGATGACGGTGGTTCGGCAGATCTTGGCCAGACGCGGGTGCGTGCCCGGCCAGCCTTGCCGTGTTAG
- a CDS encoding L-lactate dehydrogenase yields the protein MSIQHPNPTNQPKSDLPLRPGRKVVLIGAGDVGVAYAYALVNQGLCEHLAIIDINEEKTWGHVQDLNHAVPWSGHNTRVTVGTYEDCADAAMVVNCAGVAQRPDESRLDLVARNVKIFEDIVGNVMATGFNGIFLVATNPVDVLTYATWKLSGLPSNQVIGSGTILDTARYRHSLGEYFGVSSTSVHAYVIGEHGDSELPVVSAGSVAGVSLPTRLERESKNNPQISDDLDTVFTDTRDAAYKIIRAKGSTSYGIGGGLARITRAVFNNEDVVLPVSALLQGEYGWDDIYIGTPAVINRNGIRDVVELALDDEETKQFNHSAEVLRDVMRGADLVS from the coding sequence ATGAGCATTCAACACCCCAACCCAACCAACCAACCGAAATCCGATCTCCCACTGCGCCCAGGGCGCAAAGTAGTCCTGATCGGCGCTGGCGATGTCGGTGTCGCGTACGCATACGCACTGGTCAACCAGGGTCTGTGCGAGCACCTCGCAATTATTGATATCAACGAAGAGAAAACCTGGGGCCACGTTCAAGACCTCAACCACGCTGTGCCGTGGTCTGGCCACAACACCCGCGTGACCGTAGGCACCTACGAAGACTGCGCCGACGCCGCGATGGTTGTTAACTGCGCCGGCGTTGCACAGCGCCCTGATGAATCCCGCCTTGACCTGGTTGCGCGCAACGTCAAGATTTTCGAAGACATCGTTGGCAACGTCATGGCAACCGGTTTCAATGGCATCTTCCTCGTCGCCACCAACCCGGTTGACGTTTTGACCTACGCAACGTGGAAGCTCTCTGGCCTGCCCTCCAATCAGGTCATCGGCTCCGGCACGATCCTGGACACCGCCCGTTACCGCCACTCCCTCGGCGAGTACTTCGGTGTGAGCTCGACCTCCGTCCACGCATACGTGATTGGCGAGCACGGTGACTCCGAGCTCCCTGTCGTGTCCGCTGGCTCCGTCGCGGGTGTTTCGCTCCCGACCCGCCTTGAGCGCGAGTCCAAGAACAACCCGCAGATCAGCGACGATCTGGACACCGTCTTCACCGACACCCGCGACGCTGCCTACAAGATCATCCGGGCGAAGGGCTCCACCAGTTACGGCATCGGCGGCGGCCTCGCCCGCATCACCCGCGCCGTATTCAACAACGAGGACGTTGTTCTTCCTGTCAGCGCACTGCTTCAAGGCGAGTACGGCTGGGACGACATTTACATCGGCACCCCAGCCGTGATTAACCGCAACGGCATCCGCGACGTTGTTGAGCTCGCCCTCGATGACGAGGAAACCAAGCAGTTCAACCACTCCGCTGAGGTCCTGCGTGACGTCATGCGCGGCGCCGACCTGGTGAGCTAA
- a CDS encoding esterase-like activity of phytase family protein: MWNVNGDELVIAGVRIPKQVVSAVMVVVAAVLGVVGALGIQAAVTAGFSNGSSSGDNSSQAGSSGSDSAPVRTVQLLYAGAFDLGAVARQDPALVTEFGGLSGIDSVGEGAGQRFIAISDDKGDFGPVRAYYVRQQSGNGDVSQFSVDGKLVFTRADGSEYAAAGEYIDAEEIRVLPNGNFLWTTEGRAKGSVVPPMLIESAPNGKEIRRIAVPAHHVPSGNGSYGVKDNEGPEAMAVIPGMDTAVTINEDALAQDRGRLARMTFYDLITGTAVKEFAVPVSIGRGIASVVADEEGVLYMLERGFNPVTKKNTASIYRLNTEGAQDVLDTSQLSGREPAVRKELVLQLPGHPDNVEGLAWSEGALLVVSDNNFNPQQRTLVHTLRRY; encoded by the coding sequence ATGTGGAATGTCAATGGCGATGAACTGGTGATCGCGGGCGTGAGAATCCCGAAGCAGGTTGTCTCCGCAGTCATGGTTGTTGTGGCGGCTGTGTTGGGTGTTGTTGGTGCCCTCGGTATCCAAGCAGCGGTGACCGCGGGATTCAGTAATGGGTCCAGTAGCGGCGACAACTCATCGCAGGCAGGTTCATCGGGATCGGACTCCGCGCCCGTCCGCACCGTTCAGCTTCTGTACGCGGGCGCGTTTGATCTAGGCGCAGTTGCGCGCCAGGATCCAGCGCTGGTGACCGAATTTGGTGGCTTGAGCGGGATCGATTCTGTTGGCGAGGGTGCAGGTCAGCGCTTCATTGCGATTTCCGACGACAAGGGTGATTTCGGTCCTGTGCGCGCTTACTATGTGCGTCAGCAGTCTGGCAACGGTGACGTTTCACAGTTCTCAGTTGACGGGAAATTGGTGTTCACCCGCGCTGATGGATCCGAATACGCTGCGGCGGGGGAGTACATTGACGCCGAAGAAATCCGGGTATTGCCAAACGGGAACTTCCTGTGGACCACAGAAGGCCGCGCGAAGGGGTCGGTTGTTCCACCCATGCTTATTGAGTCCGCGCCTAACGGGAAAGAGATTCGCCGCATTGCGGTTCCCGCTCACCATGTCCCCAGCGGAAACGGTTCCTATGGCGTTAAAGACAACGAGGGGCCTGAAGCCATGGCGGTCATACCCGGGATGGACACGGCAGTGACGATTAACGAGGATGCTCTGGCCCAAGATAGGGGCCGTCTAGCCCGCATGACGTTCTACGACCTGATCACCGGTACAGCCGTGAAAGAGTTCGCGGTGCCGGTCAGTATTGGTAGAGGAATTGCTTCCGTTGTCGCGGACGAAGAAGGGGTGCTCTACATGCTCGAGCGCGGTTTTAACCCAGTGACCAAGAAGAACACAGCGAGCATCTACCGCCTAAACACGGAAGGCGCGCAGGACGTGTTAGACACGTCGCAGTTAAGCGGGCGCGAGCCTGCGGTACGCAAGGAGCTTGTCCTTCAACTTCCCGGCCACCCGGACAACGTGGAAGGGCTCGCGTGGAGTGAGGGCGCGTTGTTGGTGGTGAGCGATAACAACTTCAACCCGCAGCAACGCACCCTCGTGCACACGCTCAGGCGTTACTAG
- a CDS encoding ATP-binding protein: protein METYRPRIVDELLRAYLEASPAVFLAGARATGKTTTALQASSSWVQLDREGPDIADVAAINPSAILEGETPRLLDEWQLAPNLWGAVRRAVDENPHPGRFILSGSAWPDSSTIKHPGAGRILTLVMRPMTLFETGDSAGSFSLSRLFAGEDPVDGSELSPHSVGDIARLITRGGWPSWVDRDSSVAELMMGGYLDNLAENEFPFIGGPRRSPQRFLHFVRAYASLTAHPAPLTTVQERLGEDGYKVGEKFASMFHEFASRMYLIEDQPPWAPARRSKSRLVATPKRHLVDPSLAASAMGASHDAVVLDPRTLGFLFESLVLRDVRVYSQPLRGTAFHYRSKDGTAEIDIVIELRDGRWVGIEVKLSPKSAIEAAPRLKQVAESIKRPPEGLLLVTPTGATAQVDDRTWVVPIGLLGP from the coding sequence ATGGAGACTTACAGGCCAAGGATCGTCGACGAGCTTCTAAGGGCGTATTTAGAAGCCTCGCCCGCGGTCTTTCTAGCGGGAGCGAGGGCTACGGGGAAGACAACGACTGCGCTGCAGGCTTCTTCCTCGTGGGTTCAACTCGACAGGGAAGGACCCGATATAGCCGATGTGGCGGCAATTAATCCATCCGCAATTCTTGAGGGTGAAACACCGCGCTTGCTTGATGAATGGCAGCTAGCGCCGAATTTGTGGGGAGCAGTGCGGCGCGCAGTCGATGAGAACCCGCATCCTGGTCGTTTTATCCTGTCAGGGTCTGCATGGCCGGACAGCTCGACTATCAAACATCCTGGAGCGGGACGAATCCTGACTTTGGTGATGAGGCCGATGACGCTCTTTGAAACGGGCGACTCTGCAGGTAGCTTCTCTTTGAGCAGGTTGTTCGCTGGCGAGGATCCCGTAGACGGTTCGGAACTGAGTCCGCATTCCGTGGGTGACATCGCCCGCCTGATTACTCGAGGGGGTTGGCCCTCGTGGGTAGACCGTGACAGCAGCGTCGCAGAGCTAATGATGGGGGGCTACCTGGACAACCTGGCGGAGAACGAGTTCCCATTCATCGGTGGCCCCCGTCGATCACCACAGAGATTTCTTCATTTCGTGCGAGCATACGCATCCCTTACTGCGCACCCTGCGCCGTTGACTACGGTCCAGGAAAGGCTTGGGGAGGACGGGTATAAGGTCGGAGAAAAATTCGCTTCAATGTTCCACGAGTTTGCAAGCCGAATGTATCTGATAGAAGACCAGCCACCATGGGCTCCAGCCCGAAGGTCTAAGTCACGCCTAGTGGCAACCCCGAAACGCCACCTAGTGGATCCTTCCCTAGCAGCATCAGCAATGGGCGCATCTCATGACGCTGTAGTTCTGGATCCCAGGACGTTAGGGTTCCTATTCGAATCCTTGGTGCTGCGAGACGTGCGGGTCTATAGCCAGCCGTTGCGGGGTACCGCCTTCCATTACAGGAGCAAGGATGGCACTGCTGAAATCGACATCGTTATCGAATTACGTGACGGCCGTTGGGTCGGTATAGAGGTTAAACTTTCACCGAAATCAGCGATCGAGGCTGCACCCCGATTGAAACAGGTGGCAGAGAGTATTAAGCGTCCTCCTGAGGGCTTGCTTTTGGTTACACCCACCGGAGCGACAGCCCAAGTAGACGATCGGACCTGGGTCGTTCCGATAGGGCTATTGGGGCCTTAA
- the rplE gene encoding 50S ribosomal protein L5, with protein sequence MSEIANYTPRLKTRYKDEIRGKLSQEFGYDNVMQIPGLTKIVVNMGVGDAARDSKVINGALEDLTAITGQKPQLRRAKKSIANFKLREGMPIGAKVTLRGDRMWEFLDRLLTVALPRIRDFRGLNDTQFDGNGNYTFGLAEQTMFYEIDVDKVDRPRGMDITIVTTASNDEEGRALLRHFGFPFKDKDGKMQRPSV encoded by the coding sequence ATGAGCGAGATTGCTAACTACACTCCGCGTCTGAAGACCCGCTACAAGGACGAAATCCGCGGCAAGCTCTCCCAGGAGTTCGGCTACGACAACGTTATGCAGATCCCGGGCCTGACCAAGATCGTGGTCAACATGGGTGTCGGTGACGCTGCGCGTGACTCCAAGGTCATCAACGGTGCGCTGGAGGACCTGACCGCTATTACTGGTCAGAAGCCGCAGCTGCGTCGCGCAAAGAAGTCGATTGCTAACTTCAAGCTCCGCGAGGGCATGCCGATCGGTGCGAAGGTCACTCTTCGCGGCGACCGCATGTGGGAGTTCCTCGACCGCCTGCTCACCGTGGCTCTGCCGCGTATTCGTGACTTCCGCGGTCTGAACGATACCCAGTTCGATGGCAACGGTAACTACACCTTCGGTCTCGCTGAGCAGACCATGTTCTACGAGATCGACGTGGACAAGGTTGACCGTCCGCGCGGTATGGACATCACCATCGTGACCACCGCCTCCAACGACGAGGAAGGCCGCGCCCTGCTGCGCCACTTCGGCTTCCCATTCAAGGACAAAGACGGCAAGATGCAGCGTCCGTCGGTCTAA
- the rplX gene encoding 50S ribosomal protein L24, with amino-acid sequence MKVKKGDMVQVIAGKDKGAQGRVIESYPKREKVLVEGVNRVKKHVASSYNERGAESGGIVTQEAPIHVSNVMVLDSDGKPTRVGYRFDENGKKVRVAKTNGKDI; translated from the coding sequence ATGAAGGTCAAGAAGGGCGATATGGTCCAGGTGATCGCTGGTAAGGACAAGGGCGCGCAGGGTCGCGTCATCGAGTCCTACCCGAAGCGTGAAAAGGTCCTCGTTGAGGGCGTTAACCGCGTGAAGAAGCACGTGGCTTCTTCCTACAATGAGCGCGGCGCCGAGTCCGGCGGCATTGTCACTCAGGAGGCTCCGATCCACGTGTCTAACGTGATGGTGCTTGACTCCGATGGCAAGCCGACCCGCGTTGGCTACCGCTTCGATGAGAACGGCAAGAAGGTCCGCGTGGCCAAGACCAACGGGAAGGACATCTAA
- the rplN gene encoding 50S ribosomal protein L14 gives MIQQESRLKVADNTGAREILCIRVLGGSVKRFAGIGDTIVATVKEAAPGGNVKEGEVVRAVIVRAKKETRRPDGSYIAFDENAAVLIKNDTEPRGTRIFGPVARELRDKRFMKIVSLAPEVI, from the coding sequence GTGATTCAGCAAGAATCGCGCCTGAAGGTCGCCGACAACACTGGTGCAAGGGAAATCCTCTGCATCCGTGTTCTTGGCGGATCTGTCAAGCGCTTCGCCGGTATCGGCGACACGATTGTCGCCACCGTGAAGGAAGCCGCACCCGGCGGCAATGTTAAAGAGGGCGAAGTTGTGCGTGCGGTGATCGTGCGTGCAAAGAAGGAAACCCGTCGCCCGGATGGCTCGTACATCGCCTTTGATGAGAACGCTGCCGTTCTGATCAAGAACGACACCGAGCCCCGCGGTACCCGTATCTTTGGCCCTGTTGCGCGTGAGCTGCGCGACAAGCGCTTCATGAAGATTGTGTCGCTCGCACCGGAGGTGATCTAA
- a CDS encoding formate/nitrite transporter family protein gives MRFNEAAPAIIARKLDLFTSEPSRFAVRAMMAGIYLGIMTSFAAATGTIMESYAPGWGGYVFASIFATTLYIIIVLQGELATGDMMFMTYGAVQRRVSILRGLALILFVTFFNLIGAVLICWLISNTAFMSNLDPETRLLHTVLEAKLAKDSKSLFVEAILANMVVNIAFMMATQAGQDFSAKLLGIIVVIPAFAAMSYEHSIANFVMVQLGGFVYGPETIDGFTVANILRNWTVVWLGNLVGGGLIMGGVYGWLNRTKTDYKD, from the coding sequence GTGAGATTTAATGAAGCGGCCCCGGCCATCATCGCGAGGAAGTTGGACCTGTTCACTAGCGAGCCCTCCCGATTCGCAGTGCGTGCCATGATGGCCGGAATCTACCTTGGAATCATGACGTCGTTCGCGGCGGCAACCGGAACAATCATGGAAAGCTACGCTCCCGGCTGGGGCGGGTATGTGTTCGCCTCGATCTTTGCGACGACGCTCTACATCATCATCGTGCTGCAGGGTGAGCTCGCCACCGGCGACATGATGTTCATGACCTACGGGGCGGTGCAGCGGCGCGTATCCATCCTGCGCGGGCTGGCGCTGATCCTGTTCGTGACGTTTTTCAACCTCATCGGGGCCGTGCTGATCTGCTGGCTGATCTCAAATACGGCGTTCATGAGCAACCTTGACCCGGAAACGCGACTGCTGCACACCGTGTTGGAGGCCAAGCTGGCGAAGGATTCGAAGTCCCTGTTCGTTGAAGCGATTCTGGCGAACATGGTGGTCAACATCGCGTTCATGATGGCCACGCAGGCGGGCCAGGATTTCTCCGCGAAGCTGCTCGGCATCATCGTGGTGATTCCGGCGTTCGCCGCGATGAGCTACGAGCACTCGATCGCGAACTTCGTGATGGTGCAGCTCGGCGGCTTCGTGTACGGCCCCGAGACCATCGACGGGTTCACCGTCGCCAATATCTTGCGGAACTGGACCGTGGTGTGGCTGGGCAACTTGGTCGGCGGCGGCTTGATCATGGGCGGGGTCTACGGGTGGCTCAACCGCACGAAAACTGATTACAAGGACTAA